TGGCGAGCGCCTCGGGCAGCGCCGCGGCAGGGTGCACGGCGCCGCCCCGGTGCTCGCGGAACCAGGCCTCGAACTCCGCCCCGTCGGTGCCCCGGCGCACCGCCACCACCCCCGCGGGGCCGTGGGCGACGAGCACCGTGCCCAGCGAGCTCTCCGCCGGCGCGTACCAGAAGCCCAGCCCGAGCTGGCGCAGCACCCCGGGCAGCAGCGTGTCCGGGGCCGGCCGCCGGCCCAGCTCGCGCAGCCCCGCTTCGACATCTCGCGGGGGGACCCCGTGCCCCCGGTCCTGGTGATTCACGCCTCCACCTCCGCTCCCATCCGCCGCCGCAGCGCCTCGAGCCCGCGGTGGATGTCCGACTTCACCGTGCCCACCGGCCGTCCCTGCACCTCGGCGATCCGCGGGTAGCTCAGGTCGTGGGCGTACCGGAGCAGCACCGCCGCCCGCTGCGCCTCGGGGATCGACGCCAGCGCCCCCAGCAGCCGCTCGCGCTCGGCGGCGCGCAGCGCCTCCACCTCGGGGCCGGCGGCCGGATCCACCCCCTCCGGTGGGGTCTCGACCAGCACCAGCTGCAGGTGGCGGCCGCGCAGGCTGCTGCGCAGCGCGTTGAGGGCGATGCGGAAGAGCCAGGGGCGGAGCGCCAGCGCCCGGATGCGCTCGGCGGGATAGCCGCCGAGCGCACGGTGGGCGCGGACGAAGGCGTCCTGGACC
This genomic stretch from Candidatus Dormiibacterota bacterium harbors:
- a CDS encoding RNA polymerase sigma factor; the protein is MSPRGRPAPSLLERLAADLDGAFEEVVTEHQQALFAFIAAQCGDPGRAEETVQDAFVRAHRALGGYPAERIRALALRPWLFRIALNALRSSLRGRHLQLVLVETPPEGVDPAAGPEVEALRAAERERLLGALASIPEAQRAAVLLRYAHDLSYPRIAEVQGRPVGTVKSDIHRGLEALRRRMGAEVEA